A single Elaeis guineensis isolate ETL-2024a chromosome 15, EG11, whole genome shotgun sequence DNA region contains:
- the LOC105032259 gene encoding uncharacterized protein has product MEEQSRDPVATWTFSGDRGFIYCTERDDSILGDVAPEVGSGFLTFDLGDASGLDMVAPPPEKRSPPPPPVPPPKSGAGSGGTALSSSTGDPPETTNKVIRKRQKRAHQPRFAFMTKSEIDLLEDGYQWRKYGQKAVKNSPFPRSYYRCTNSKCTVKKLIQRSSEDPTVVITTYEGQHCHHSVAFPRGGMRARHAAALMDQLVPSLRFPAMPLHGNQPMVPGQLVQFPHKEHYNEGLLDDIMLSTVRKTQGE; this is encoded by the exons ATGGAGGAGCAGAGCCGGGATCCGGTCGCCACTTGGACGTTCTCCGGCGATCGAGGCTTTATCTACTGCACCGAGAGGGACGACAGCATCCTCGGCGACGTTGCACCAGAGGTCGGCAGTGGATTCCTGACGTTTGATCTTGGAGACGCCTCGGGATTGGACATGGTCGCGCCACCACCCGAGAAgcgatctcctcctcctccgccggtGCCGCCGCCAAAGTCCGGTGCCGGATCCGGCGGCACGGCGTTGTCCAGCTCGACCGGCGATCCGCCGGAGACGAC GAATAAAGTTATCAGAAAAAGGCAGAAGCGAGCTCACCAACCAAGGTTTGCATTCATGACTAAGAGCGAAATAGATCTTCTTGAAGATGGCTATCAGTGGCGAAAGTATGGGCAGAAAGCTGTGAAGAATAGCCCATTTCCAAG GAGCTATTACCGGTGCACAAACAGCAAATGCACGGTGAAAAAGCTAATCCAGCGGTCGTCAGAGGATCCAACGGTTGTCATCACCACTTATGAAGGCCAGCACTGCCACCACAGCGTAGCCTTCCCTCGTGGTGGTATGCGTGCTCGCCATGCTGCCGCCCTCATGGACCAGTTAGTGCCAAGCTTGCGTTTTCCAGCGATGCCACTCCATGGGAACCAACCAATGGTTCCAGGGCAATTGGTCCAGTTCCCTCACAAAGAACATTACAACGAGGGTCTATTGGATGATATCATGCTCTCTACGGTGAGGAAAACGCAAGGAGAATGA